A stretch of the Psychroserpens sp. Hel_I_66 genome encodes the following:
- a CDS encoding glycosyltransferase family 2 protein, producing the protein MKTNNGISALMITYNEIKHIEEVVSNLSFANEIIIIDSYSTDGTFEVLSRMDNVKVMLRKFKNFADQRNFAIQQANYDWIFFIDADERLTPELQNEILQTVNQPKGIEAFKFPRKFIFNDKPMRFSGLQTDQVFRLFKNGITKYRENKLVHELLDFNGDFKTLKNHMLHYSYSDYKSYKLKTEHYGFLKAQELLQKGIRPNWFHFYIKPAYKFIANYIFRLGFLDGKEGYTICTLNAYGVFYRYKALEKLLVTTPK; encoded by the coding sequence TTGAAAACCAATAATGGCATATCGGCTTTGATGATCACCTACAATGAAATAAAACACATTGAAGAGGTGGTAAGCAATTTATCTTTTGCCAATGAGATTATCATTATAGATTCTTACAGTACCGATGGCACTTTTGAAGTACTATCTAGAATGGATAATGTAAAAGTCATGTTACGTAAATTTAAAAATTTTGCAGACCAACGTAATTTCGCGATTCAACAAGCCAATTATGATTGGATTTTCTTTATAGATGCAGATGAGCGTTTAACTCCAGAATTGCAGAATGAGATTTTACAAACCGTTAATCAACCTAAAGGGATTGAAGCGTTCAAATTTCCGAGGAAATTTATTTTTAATGATAAGCCAATGCGCTTTAGCGGGTTGCAAACAGACCAAGTTTTTAGGCTCTTTAAAAATGGAATTACAAAATATCGTGAAAACAAATTAGTACATGAATTATTAGATTTTAATGGTGACTTCAAAACTTTGAAAAATCACATGTTACACTATTCATATAGCGATTATAAATCCTACAAGCTAAAAACAGAACATTACGGATTTTTAAAAGCTCAAGAATTACTACAAAAAGGCATTCGACCAAATTGGTTTCATTTCTATATCAAACCAGCTTACAAATTTATAGCAAATTACATTTTTAGGCTAGGTTTTTTAGATGGAAAAGAAGGTTATACTATTTGTACTCTTAATGCATATGGTGTTTTTTACAGATACAAAGCGCTTGAAAAATTACTTGTTACGACGCCAAAATAA